The proteins below come from a single Parageobacillus toebii NBRC 107807 genomic window:
- a CDS encoding DNA-directed RNA polymerase subunit alpha: protein MIEIEKPRIETVEISEDAKYGKFVVEPLERGYGTTLGNSLRRILLSSLPGAAVTSVQIDGVLHEFSTIDGVVEDVTAIILNIKKLALKIYSDEEKTLEIDAQGEGVVTAADITHDSDVEILNPDLHIATLAEGGRLRMRMTAKRGRGYVPAEANKREDQPIGVIPIDSIYTPVSRVSYQVENTRVGQVTDYDKLTIDVWTDGSIGPKEAIALGAKILTEHLNIFVSLTDEAQNAEIMVEKEEDQKEKVLEMTIEELDLSVRSYNCLKRAGINTVQELTQKTEEDMMKVRNLGRKSLEEVKAKLAELGLSLRKDD, encoded by the coding sequence ATGATCGAAATTGAAAAACCGAGAATCGAAACGGTTGAAATCAGCGAAGATGCCAAATATGGCAAATTCGTTGTCGAACCGCTTGAGCGTGGATATGGTACAACTTTGGGTAACTCCTTACGTCGTATCCTATTGTCTTCACTCCCTGGTGCTGCTGTGACATCGGTTCAAATAGATGGTGTGCTGCATGAGTTCTCAACGATTGATGGCGTCGTAGAAGATGTGACAGCAATTATTTTAAATATAAAAAAATTAGCGTTGAAAATTTATTCTGACGAAGAAAAAACGTTGGAAATTGATGCACAGGGCGAAGGAGTTGTCACAGCTGCTGATATTACTCACGACAGCGATGTAGAAATTTTAAACCCGGACCTTCATATTGCTACGTTAGCAGAAGGCGGGCGCTTACGCATGAGAATGACAGCAAAACGAGGGCGTGGGTATGTTCCAGCTGAGGCCAATAAACGCGAGGATCAGCCAATAGGCGTTATCCCTATCGATTCGATTTATACACCGGTTTCACGCGTTTCTTATCAAGTAGAAAATACGCGTGTCGGTCAAGTGACAGACTATGATAAGTTAACGATAGATGTGTGGACAGATGGGAGCATTGGACCAAAAGAAGCGATTGCTCTCGGCGCAAAAATTTTGACCGAGCACTTAAATATTTTCGTTAGCCTAACAGACGAAGCACAAAATGCCGAAATCATGGTAGAAAAAGAGGAAGATCAAAAAGAAAAAGTGCTCGAAATGACAATTGAAGAACTTGATCTTTCTGTTCGTTCCTACAACTGTTTAAAACGTGCTGGTATTAACACCGTTCAAGAGCTTACGCAAAAAACGGAAGAAGATATGATGAAAGTGCGCAATCTCGGTCGCAAATCTCTCGAAGAAGTAAAAGCAAAGCTTGCTGAACTCGGTCTCAGTTTGCGTAAAGATGACTAG
- the rplQ gene encoding 50S ribosomal protein L17: MSYRKLGRTSAQRKALLRDLATDLIINERIETTEARAKELRSVVEKMITLGKRGDLHARRQAAAFIRKEVANSETGQDALQKLFSDIAPRYQDRQGGYTRIMKLGPRRGDGAPMVIIELV; this comes from the coding sequence ATGTCATACAGAAAATTAGGACGTACAAGCGCTCAACGCAAAGCATTGCTTCGTGATTTAGCAACAGATTTAATCATTAATGAGCGTATTGAAACAACAGAGGCGCGCGCAAAAGAATTGCGTTCTGTTGTTGAAAAAATGATTACGCTTGGTAAACGCGGTGATTTGCATGCACGCCGTCAAGCTGCTGCATTTATCCGTAAAGAAGTAGCAAATAGCGAAACAGGCCAAGATGCACTTCAAAAGCTATTTAGCGACATTGCACCGCGTTACCAAGATCGCCAAGGCGGTTACACTCGTATTATGAAACTTGGTCCTCGTCGTGGTGATGGGGCACCAATGGTGATTATCGAGTTAGTATAA
- a CDS encoding energy-coupling factor ABC transporter ATP-binding protein gives MEETIVSVEKLYFRYPNQSDYAVQNVTFQVKRGEWLAIVGHNGSGKSTIAKLLIGLLRPESGVIKLFHTVLDEQTVWEIRRRVGMVFQNPDNQFVGTTVEDDVAFALENNGIPRDEMVKRVHEAIQLVRMEEFLHHEPHHLSGGQKQRVAIAGILALRPDLIILDEATSMLDPKGRQEVLDTVRDLNKKQRITVLSITHDLEEVAKADRVIVMNRGEIMAEGTPKQIFALGTKLERIGLDLPFAVKVRDRLKQCGIPLSSSYFTIEELVEELWTLYSKR, from the coding sequence ATGGAAGAAACCATTGTATCAGTAGAAAAACTATACTTTCGATATCCGAATCAATCAGATTATGCGGTACAAAACGTTACCTTTCAAGTGAAACGCGGGGAATGGCTAGCGATTGTCGGTCATAACGGTTCAGGAAAATCAACGATCGCTAAATTGCTTATCGGGTTGTTAAGACCGGAAAGCGGTGTGATTAAACTATTTCACACTGTACTCGATGAACAGACGGTTTGGGAGATTCGTCGCCGTGTTGGCATGGTATTTCAAAATCCCGATAACCAGTTTGTTGGAACAACGGTAGAAGATGATGTCGCTTTTGCTCTTGAAAATAATGGAATTCCTCGCGATGAAATGGTCAAAAGAGTGCATGAAGCTATACAGCTAGTTCGTATGGAAGAGTTTTTGCATCATGAACCGCATCACCTTTCTGGTGGTCAAAAACAACGTGTTGCGATTGCAGGCATCCTTGCATTGCGGCCAGATCTCATCATTTTAGATGAGGCAACATCGATGCTAGATCCGAAAGGAAGGCAGGAAGTATTAGACACGGTCCGTGATTTAAACAAAAAGCAACGTATCACTGTATTGTCCATTACCCATGATTTAGAGGAAGTCGCTAAGGCTGATCGCGTTATTGTTATGAATAGGGGAGAAATCATGGCAGAAGGAACGCCGAAACAAATTTTTGCGCTTGGGACAAAACTAGAACGAATTGGTTTAGATTTGCCGTTTGCGGTAAAAGTAAGAGACCGGCTGAAACAGTGCGGAATCCCGCTATCTTCAAGCTACTTTACGATAGAGGAGTTGGTAGAAGAATTATGGACATTATATTCCAAAAGGTAG
- a CDS encoding energy-coupling factor ABC transporter ATP-binding protein — MDIIFQKVEHVYNANSPFARRALYDVDIMIESGSYVAVIGHTGSGKSTLLQHLNGLLQPTSGTVMIGNQTITNKKRQTDLKPLRKKVGIVFQFPEHQLFEETVEKDICFGPMNFGVPEEEAKKKAKELIKLVGLSEDVLTKSPFDLSGGQMRRVAIAGVLAMEPDVIVLDEPTAGLDPRGRKEIMEMFYRLHREKQLTTVLVTHSMEDAAAYADYMIVMHKGTVWKTGTPQQIFQDSDSLAEIGLNVPETVRLKKELEKKLGITVPSPCLTIEQTVDAIQKLFSKVNAHDE; from the coding sequence ATGGACATTATATTCCAAAAGGTAGAGCATGTATATAATGCCAACTCACCGTTTGCCCGCCGAGCGTTGTACGATGTAGACATCATGATTGAAAGCGGCTCTTATGTGGCGGTTATCGGCCATACTGGTTCAGGAAAATCAACGCTGCTTCAGCATCTAAACGGTTTGCTTCAGCCGACAAGCGGAACAGTGATGATAGGAAATCAAACGATTACGAATAAAAAACGACAAACGGACTTAAAACCGCTCCGAAAAAAAGTTGGCATTGTCTTTCAATTTCCGGAACATCAACTGTTTGAGGAAACGGTGGAGAAAGATATATGTTTCGGACCAATGAATTTCGGCGTTCCTGAGGAGGAAGCAAAAAAGAAAGCAAAGGAGCTTATTAAGTTAGTCGGGCTTTCAGAAGACGTACTAACCAAATCACCATTCGATTTAAGCGGCGGGCAAATGCGCCGTGTTGCGATTGCCGGAGTGCTTGCGATGGAACCTGATGTGATTGTGTTAGACGAACCAACTGCTGGCTTAGATCCACGCGGCCGCAAAGAAATTATGGAAATGTTTTATCGCCTTCATCGTGAAAAACAGCTGACGACTGTGTTAGTTACTCATAGTATGGAAGATGCTGCCGCATACGCAGATTATATGATTGTCATGCATAAAGGAACAGTGTGGAAAACGGGGACACCACAGCAAATTTTTCAAGATAGCGATTCTTTGGCGGAAATTGGGCTCAATGTGCCGGAGACAGTGCGGCTAAAAAAAGAATTGGAGAAAAAGTTAGGGATCACCGTGCCGTCTCCGTGTTTGACGATCGAGCAGACCGTAGACGCCATTCAAAAATTATTTTCCAAGGTGAACGCCCATGATGAATAG
- a CDS encoding energy-coupling factor transporter transmembrane component T family protein, which yields MMNSMIIGKYVPGDSVIHRMDPRAKLLIIFIYVFIVFLANNSATYAVLTIFTFSLLALSRIPLSFVIKGLKPIIWVIVFTFLLHVFMTKEGDVLYQIGSFSIYEGGVKQGIFISLRFLLLIIITTLLTLTTTPIEVTDGVESLLAPLKKMRVPVHELALMMSISLRFIPTLMEETEKIIKAQTARGVDFTGGPFSERIKAIVSLLVPLFISSFKRAEELATAMEARGYRGGEGRTKFRLLVWKWTDTAFLAAVLLLAVVLFILRS from the coding sequence ATGATGAATAGCATGATTATCGGCAAATATGTACCAGGCGATTCCGTGATTCACCGCATGGATCCGCGCGCGAAACTGCTAATCATCTTTATATACGTATTCATTGTTTTTCTAGCGAATAATAGTGCTACTTATGCTGTTTTAACGATATTTACGTTTAGTCTTTTAGCATTATCACGCATTCCGTTATCGTTTGTGATTAAAGGTTTAAAACCGATTATATGGGTTATCGTCTTTACTTTTTTGCTGCATGTCTTTATGACAAAAGAAGGAGATGTGCTGTACCAAATTGGTTCCTTTTCGATTTACGAAGGCGGCGTCAAGCAAGGAATTTTTATTTCGCTGCGTTTTCTGCTGCTCATTATTATTACTACTTTATTAACCTTAACAACCACCCCGATCGAAGTGACTGACGGAGTGGAAAGCCTACTGGCGCCGTTGAAGAAAATGCGCGTCCCTGTCCATGAACTGGCGCTAATGATGTCTATTTCGCTTCGCTTTATCCCGACGTTAATGGAAGAGACGGAGAAAATTATAAAAGCACAAACCGCACGCGGTGTCGACTTTACAGGGGGGCCGTTTTCTGAAAGAATCAAGGCAATCGTCTCCTTGCTTGTTCCATTGTTTATCAGTTCGTTTAAACGTGCCGAAGAATTGGCGACCGCGATGGAGGCACGCGGTTACCGCGGCGGCGAGGGAAGGACGAAATTTCGCCTGCTTGTATGGAAATGGACAGATACAGCTTTTTTAGCGGCAGTGTTATTATTAGCAGTTGTTTTGTTTATACTACGCTCATAA
- the truA gene encoding tRNA pseudouridine(38-40) synthase TruA, which translates to MSKRIKCTLSYDGTHFFGYQIQPGKRTVQGELERVLEQMHKGKAIRVTASGRTDAGVHAYGQVIHFDTFLSLSPDQWKKALNAQLPDDIVIKDVQEADPSFHARFSAKAKEYRYKVRIAQERDVFLRNYCYHYPYPLDMEAMRHALRLIEGTHDFTSFCSAKTDVDDRVRTIYKADMAMHDDLLEFCFIGNGFLYNMVRIIVGTILEVGQGKRSIDSISHAFEAKDRQFAGKTAPPQGLYLWKVYYDN; encoded by the coding sequence ATGAGTAAACGGATCAAATGCACGCTTTCCTATGACGGTACACATTTTTTCGGTTACCAAATTCAGCCTGGCAAACGAACGGTGCAAGGCGAGTTAGAACGAGTGCTCGAACAAATGCATAAAGGGAAAGCGATTCGTGTTACTGCTTCAGGAAGGACAGATGCGGGTGTTCATGCATACGGGCAAGTAATTCATTTCGATACGTTCTTATCGCTTTCTCCAGATCAATGGAAAAAAGCATTAAATGCCCAGTTACCGGATGATATAGTGATTAAAGATGTACAAGAAGCAGATCCTTCTTTTCATGCGCGTTTTAGTGCCAAAGCAAAAGAATATCGATATAAAGTACGAATTGCCCAAGAACGTGACGTATTTTTACGTAATTATTGCTATCATTACCCTTATCCACTTGATATGGAAGCGATGAGACATGCATTGCGACTTATAGAGGGCACGCATGACTTTACTAGCTTTTGTTCAGCAAAGACGGATGTTGATGATCGTGTGCGCACGATTTATAAAGCAGATATGGCGATGCATGATGATTTATTGGAATTTTGCTTTATTGGCAACGGGTTTTTATATAATATGGTGCGGATTATCGTTGGAACGATTTTGGAAGTTGGGCAAGGAAAACGGAGTATAGATAGTATCTCACACGCTTTTGAGGCAAAAGATCGCCAGTTTGCTGGCAAAACGGCTCCACCGCAAGGATTATATTTATGGAAAGTATATTATGACAACTAG
- the rplM gene encoding 50S ribosomal protein L13, with translation MRTTYMAKPNEVERKWYVVDAAGKTLGRLASEVAAILRGKHKPTFTPHVDCGDHVIIINAEKIELTGKKLTKKLYYRHSLHPGGLKVRTALEMRTNYPEQMLERAIRGMLPKGRLGRQMFKKLHVYRGSEHPHQAQKPEVYELRG, from the coding sequence ATGCGTACAACTTATATGGCGAAGCCGAATGAAGTAGAACGTAAATGGTACGTTGTCGACGCTGCTGGTAAAACGTTAGGACGCCTTGCAAGTGAAGTAGCAGCCATTTTGCGTGGCAAACATAAACCAACATTCACACCACATGTGGATTGTGGTGATCATGTCATCATTATCAACGCTGAGAAAATTGAACTAACTGGAAAGAAATTAACAAAGAAACTATACTATCGTCATAGCTTGCATCCAGGTGGATTAAAAGTAAGAACGGCGTTAGAAATGCGTACAAATTATCCAGAGCAAATGCTTGAAAGAGCTATACGCGGAATGCTTCCAAAAGGTCGCTTAGGTCGTCAAATGTTTAAAAAATTGCACGTATATCGTGGAAGCGAACACCCACATCAAGCACAAAAACCAGAAGTTTATGAACTTCGCGGATAA
- the rpsI gene encoding 30S ribosomal protein S9 — translation MAQVQYYGTGRRKTSVARVRLVPGDGRIVINDRDIRDYIPSEALIEVVKQPLVLTETLGNYDVLVNVKGGGFSGQAGAIRHGIARALLQVDPDYRPVLKRAGLLTRDARVKERKKYGLKGARRAPQFSKR, via the coding sequence TTGGCACAAGTACAATATTATGGCACAGGTCGTCGTAAAACCTCTGTCGCACGTGTGCGCCTCGTTCCAGGCGACGGACGCATTGTGATTAACGATCGTGACATTCGTGACTATATTCCATCGGAAGCGTTGATCGAGGTTGTGAAACAACCGTTAGTATTAACAGAAACGTTAGGAAATTACGATGTGTTAGTAAACGTAAAAGGCGGCGGATTCTCTGGCCAAGCAGGCGCGATTCGCCATGGAATCGCTCGTGCGTTATTGCAAGTAGATCCAGATTACCGTCCAGTATTAAAACGCGCAGGTTTATTAACACGCGATGCTCGTGTGAAAGAACGCAAAAAATACGGTCTTAAAGGTGCTCGTCGCGCTCCACAATTCTCAAAACGTTAA
- a CDS encoding YbaK family protein — protein MNVITSFKEKKQEKQMLYERKMLRELSFEKLKTKAIKHFSPFYPMYRAFPSVIEEGCIDIAIEAYLLGANYSRFGYYGEPAESVRRRCAQEEKYFIDTLFDFLCFWGNIDDGLANESLYYACEHYVVYWWTEGFERGKKRRHLKLH, from the coding sequence ATGAATGTGATCACTTCATTTAAAGAAAAGAAACAGGAAAAACAAATGTTATATGAACGAAAAATGTTGCGTGAGTTGTCTTTCGAAAAGCTGAAAACAAAGGCGATCAAGCATTTTAGTCCTTTTTATCCAATGTACCGCGCATTCCCATCCGTCATTGAAGAAGGATGTATCGATATCGCTATTGAAGCGTATTTACTTGGTGCGAACTACAGTCGATTCGGTTACTATGGAGAACCAGCAGAAAGTGTAAGACGACGGTGCGCGCAAGAAGAAAAATATTTCATTGATACATTATTTGATTTTCTTTGCTTTTGGGGAAACATTGATGATGGTTTAGCCAATGAGTCGCTTTATTATGCCTGTGAACATTACGTTGTTTATTGGTGGACGGAAGGATTTGAAAGAGGAAAAAAACGTCGACATCTGAAACTTCACTAA
- the cwlD gene encoding N-acetylmuramoyl-L-alanine amidase CwlD, protein MKVKWLGALISSIIVIVLFQYIFANTTSTKSWNLPLSGRIIILDPGHGGPDGGAVGGDVVEEEVTLKVAEKLRDYLQQQGALVLMTRETDSDLADKDTRGYSRRKAEDLRKRVALINKSEADLFISIHLNAIPSPRWRGAQTFYYGSLIENERIAKFIQAELRRNLENTNRTAKIIDTVYLLKYAKKPGALVEVGFLSNPEERELLASDRYQTKLAASIYKGVLRYFSNEKNPPE, encoded by the coding sequence ATGAAAGTAAAATGGTTGGGTGCTCTCATTAGTTCCATTATTGTTATTGTTCTTTTCCAATATATCTTTGCGAATACGACTTCAACTAAATCGTGGAACCTCCCTCTCTCTGGAAGGATTATCATTTTAGATCCTGGTCATGGCGGGCCGGACGGAGGAGCTGTCGGCGGTGATGTGGTAGAAGAAGAAGTGACGCTGAAAGTGGCGGAGAAATTGCGAGACTACTTGCAGCAGCAAGGTGCGCTCGTGTTGATGACAAGGGAAACGGACAGCGACCTTGCCGATAAAGACACACGTGGCTATAGCCGTCGAAAGGCGGAAGATTTACGAAAACGTGTTGCGTTGATTAATAAATCGGAGGCAGATTTATTTATTAGTATCCATCTTAATGCCATTCCCTCTCCGCGTTGGCGTGGGGCGCAAACGTTTTATTACGGCTCGCTGATCGAAAATGAACGGATCGCTAAGTTTATCCAAGCGGAATTGCGGCGCAATCTTGAAAATACAAATCGTACTGCCAAAATAATCGATACCGTTTATTTGTTGAAATATGCGAAAAAACCAGGTGCGCTTGTCGAAGTGGGGTTTTTATCTAATCCAGAGGAACGGGAACTTTTAGCTTCTGATCGTTATCAAACGAAGCTAGCGGCATCGATATATAAAGGGGTACTGCGATATTTTTCGAATGAAAAAAATCCTCCTGAATAG
- a CDS encoding Mrp/NBP35 family ATP-binding protein produces the protein MLTENDVRGLLENIKDPFLNKTFKETNAIQEIKIKEDKKHVSVKIALAKTGTAEQLRIQTTIVQLLKDAGAASVGLRFAQLPEEVVAKYQGETSKTTYIAIASGKGGVGKSTVSVNLAVSLARLGKKVGLIDADIYGFSVPDMMGIVERPTVRGDKIIPVERFGVKVISMAFFVEDNAPVIWRGPMLGKMLNNFFKEVEWGDLDYLLLDLPPGTGDVALDVHTMLPSCKEIIVTTPHPTAAFVAARAGAMALRTEHEIIGVIENMSYFESRKTGEREYVFGKGGGEKLAKELQTELLGQLPLQQPDWNDEDFAPSVYAEDHPIGKIYMDIARKIIEKC, from the coding sequence ATGCTCACAGAAAATGATGTAAGAGGATTGTTAGAAAATATAAAAGACCCATTTTTAAACAAGACGTTTAAAGAAACAAATGCGATTCAAGAAATTAAAATCAAGGAAGATAAAAAGCACGTCAGCGTCAAAATCGCATTAGCAAAAACAGGGACAGCCGAGCAGCTTCGCATCCAAACAACGATTGTTCAGCTACTAAAAGATGCTGGCGCTGCTTCGGTCGGTTTGCGGTTTGCGCAGCTCCCTGAAGAAGTAGTAGCAAAATATCAAGGGGAAACATCGAAAACGACATACATTGCGATTGCTAGCGGAAAAGGCGGCGTTGGAAAATCGACCGTTTCCGTGAACCTTGCTGTTTCTCTCGCTCGTCTTGGGAAAAAAGTAGGGCTGATTGATGCCGATATTTATGGGTTTAGTGTTCCGGATATGATGGGCATTGTCGAACGACCAACCGTGCGCGGCGATAAAATTATTCCGGTTGAACGATTCGGCGTAAAAGTTATTTCCATGGCCTTTTTCGTCGAAGATAACGCTCCTGTTATTTGGCGCGGTCCAATGTTAGGAAAAATGTTAAACAACTTTTTCAAAGAAGTCGAATGGGGCGACTTAGATTATTTATTATTAGATTTGCCTCCGGGAACGGGGGACGTTGCGTTAGATGTACATACCATGTTGCCTTCGTGTAAAGAAATCATTGTTACTACCCCGCATCCGACAGCGGCGTTTGTCGCGGCGCGCGCAGGTGCAATGGCGCTTCGCACGGAACACGAAATCATCGGTGTGATTGAAAATATGTCCTATTTTGAAAGCCGCAAAACAGGCGAAAGAGAATATGTATTCGGCAAAGGCGGCGGCGAAAAGCTTGCGAAAGAGTTGCAAACGGAACTTTTAGGGCAGCTGCCACTCCAACAACCAGATTGGAACGATGAGGATTTCGCTCCATCTGTTTATGCGGAAGATCATCCTATTGGGAAAATATATATGGACATTGCGCGAAAAATTATTGAAAAGTGTTAA
- the gerD gene encoding spore germination lipoprotein GerD has product MKKSALLLLFSYFLILSSCAPQEISPPPPDYDQTKKMVVDILKTDEGKKAIQEIMTDEKVKQQLVMEQTVVKETLEQVLTSEKGIKFWEKALQDPKFAESFAKSLKTGQEKTIKALMKDPEYQGMMIDILKNPEMEKAMMDVLKSKEFRKHLQQVITETLNSPLFQAKIQDILIKSAENIQQETKKQNENQEGGEGEESGDDQQGQGGS; this is encoded by the coding sequence ATGAAAAAAAGCGCATTGCTCCTATTATTTAGTTATTTCCTTATCCTTAGCTCTTGTGCTCCTCAAGAAATTAGCCCACCTCCCCCGGATTACGATCAAACGAAAAAAATGGTCGTTGATATTTTAAAAACAGATGAGGGGAAAAAGGCTATTCAGGAAATTATGACGGATGAAAAAGTGAAACAACAATTAGTAATGGAGCAAACCGTTGTCAAAGAAACACTCGAACAAGTGTTAACGTCGGAAAAAGGAATAAAATTTTGGGAAAAAGCACTGCAAGATCCAAAGTTTGCAGAAAGCTTTGCAAAAAGTTTAAAAACAGGGCAAGAAAAAACGATCAAAGCGTTAATGAAAGACCCTGAATATCAAGGGATGATGATAGATATTTTAAAAAATCCAGAAATGGAAAAAGCGATGATGGACGTGCTAAAAAGTAAAGAATTTCGCAAGCACCTTCAACAAGTCATAACAGAAACGCTGAATAGTCCATTATTCCAGGCAAAAATTCAAGACATATTAATAAAATCCGCTGAAAACATTCAGCAGGAAACAAAAAAACAAAATGAAAATCAAGAGGGAGGAGAAGGAGAGGAAAGCGGCGACGATCAGCAAGGGCAAGGAGGAAGTTAA
- a CDS encoding KinB-signaling pathway activation protein — protein MNSRKWVRLFLTTLAIGGITTAIIGIILNWSEYEKLFLRSDVLEIIAVLVWHIGVGFIFSVISQMGFFAYLTIHRFGLGIFRSDSLWNSVQVVLILFVLFDLVYFRYQVFAVEGESIVSYILVALFILIVGLIVAYIKSAQTNKGAFVPALFFMVVVTVIEWFPALRINNEDWLYLMLFPLLVCNAYQLLILHKLTGVPKS, from the coding sequence GTGAACAGCCGTAAATGGGTGCGTTTATTTTTAACAACATTAGCTATTGGAGGAATAACAACAGCGATTATAGGGATTATACTTAACTGGAGTGAATACGAGAAACTGTTTTTACGATCGGACGTATTGGAAATTATTGCGGTGTTAGTGTGGCACATTGGTGTTGGCTTTATTTTTAGTGTCATTAGTCAAATGGGGTTTTTCGCCTATTTAACCATTCATCGCTTTGGACTTGGGATCTTTCGTTCTGACTCTCTTTGGAACTCAGTACAAGTTGTGCTAATTTTGTTTGTGCTTTTCGATTTAGTATATTTCCGCTATCAAGTGTTTGCTGTGGAAGGGGAGTCTATTGTCAGTTACATACTAGTCGCTTTATTTATTTTGATTGTCGGGCTTATTGTTGCTTATATAAAAAGTGCACAAACGAATAAAGGGGCATTCGTACCAGCATTATTTTTTATGGTTGTCGTAACGGTTATTGAGTGGTTTCCAGCATTGCGTATTAACAATGAAGATTGGCTTTATTTAATGTTATTTCCATTATTAGTTTGTAACGCTTATCAGCTTCTTATACTGCATAAACTAACAGGTGTTCCAAAGTCATAA
- the pdaB gene encoding polysaccharide deacetylase family sporulation protein PdaB, translating to MSFFYALNGRSLKKALIIVLSAFFTATILYAQGINNPTLSLSTGPKAVYKIEKSKHEVSLTFDISWGDQNALHILDVLKQNDIKNATFFLSASWAERHPNIVKRIKEDGHEIGSMGYNFVNYTELESPKIRQDLMQAKKVFDTLGIKEITLLRPPGGNFNKNVLKIADSLGYTVVHWSIDSKDWLNPGVKTIVENVVNDMEAGDIILLHASDSANQTAKALPKIIEAMKENGYRNVSVSQLIANGDVNSKEIN from the coding sequence GTGAGTTTTTTCTATGCATTAAATGGACGTTCCTTAAAAAAGGCACTTATTATCGTTCTATCTGCATTTTTTACAGCCACTATTTTATATGCCCAAGGAATCAATAATCCCACGCTTTCTCTCTCTACTGGGCCAAAAGCGGTCTATAAAATAGAAAAAAGTAAACATGAGGTATCACTAACATTTGATATCAGCTGGGGGGATCAAAACGCCTTACACATCCTCGATGTATTAAAACAAAATGACATAAAAAATGCAACATTTTTTTTATCTGCCTCTTGGGCGGAACGTCATCCGAATATTGTGAAACGAATTAAAGAAGACGGTCATGAAATCGGAAGCATGGGATATAACTTTGTTAACTACACAGAGTTAGAAAGCCCGAAAATACGTCAAGATCTTATGCAGGCAAAAAAAGTATTTGACACGCTTGGAATTAAAGAAATTACATTATTGCGGCCTCCGGGCGGCAACTTTAATAAGAATGTATTAAAGATCGCTGATTCGCTAGGTTATACCGTCGTTCATTGGAGTATTGACTCAAAAGATTGGCTTAACCCTGGAGTAAAGACAATTGTTGAAAATGTCGTAAACGACATGGAAGCCGGAGATATTATTTTACTTCACGCATCAGATTCTGCTAACCAAACAGCAAAAGCACTTCCAAAAATTATTGAAGCAATGAAGGAAAACGGTTACCGTAATGTTAGCGTTTCACAACTGATCGCTAATGGCGATGTAAATAGTAAAGAAATAAACTAA